The following are encoded in a window of Haliotis asinina isolate JCU_RB_2024 chromosome 14, JCU_Hal_asi_v2, whole genome shotgun sequence genomic DNA:
- the LOC137261946 gene encoding beta-1,4-galactosyltransferase galt-1-like has product MSSPLNILPVNYPGPPYNNLTRCYPAMHGNFTDVNTLVTALETGRYFGTDKFVVYNYSIPEQVDKVLLQYEREGIVEMRKWKLPFPPLEIHYWGQMASIHDCVFSQLGIAKYVLLADIDEIIVPKNNISLVALADRRLNTINPRTQNLYGALMFQNAFFALYEKETKYVFPEKEIAKKFKLRAFLHTKRSRINPPQRRSKLLVKPEAVELLHVHIIVKFRPGWEMFVVNPNVALMHHYREEYDNQSLSPWRQDVTFIKYSSSLVPKLTERLSYLQHKLGIQI; this is encoded by the coding sequence ATGTCCTCCCCGCTCAACATCCTCCCTGTGAACTACCCGGGACCCCCATACAACAACCTCACCCGCTGCTACCCTGCCATGCATGGGAACTTCACCGACGTCAACACGCTAGTCACCGCGTTGGAGACCGGCAGATACTTCGGGACAGACAAGTTTGTCGTCTACAATTACAGCATACCAGAACAGGTCGACAAGGTCCTGCTACAGTATGAAAGAGAGGGTATTGTGGAGATGAGGAAATGGAAGCTGCCATTTCCCCCGCTGGAAATCCACTACTGGGGACAAATGGCGAGTATCCATGACTGTGTCTTCTCTCAGCTGGGAATAGCAAAATACGTTCTTCTTGCAGACATAGATGAAATCATTGTGCCTAAGAATAATATTTCATTAGTGGCTCTGGCTGACAGACGATTGAATACAATTAATCCACGTACACAGAACCTATATGGAGCTCTTATGTTCCAAAATGCATTTTTTGCACTCTATGAGAAAGAGACAAAATACGTCTTTCCGGAAAAAGAGATTGCGAAGAAATTCAAACTGAGGGCTTTCCTACACACAAAGAGGTCACGCATAAATCCTCCACAACGCAGATCAAAACTTCTCGTGAAGCCCGAGGCTGTGGAGTTGCTTCATGTTCACATCATCGTGAAGTTCCGTCCAGGATGGGAGATGTTTGTAGTCAACCCCAATGTGGCTCTGATGCACCATTACCGGGAGGAATACGACAATCAGAGCCTCAGTCCCTGGCGTCAGGATGTTACCTTTATTAAATACAGCAGTTCCCTGGTACCCAAGTTAACGGAACGACTTTCATATCTGCAACATAAACTGGggatacaaatatga